The sequence below is a genomic window from Variovorax paradoxus B4.
GCACGCTGTTCGTGGGCAACAAGGTCTATGCCATTGCGGAGAAGGGCGACCGCAAGCCGAAGACCATCGTCGACAAGACCGAATTCGCCACCGGCATCGAGTTCCACAAGGGCGCGCTCTATCTGGCCACCCACAAGCAGATCGTTCGCTACGACGGCATCGAGGACAAGCTCGACAACCCCGGCACGCCCGCGGTGCTCAACGACAAGCTGCCCGGCGGGCAGGACCACAGCTGGCGCTACCTTCGCGTGCGCGACGGCAAGCTCTATTACGCCGTGGGTGCGCCCTGCAACATCTGCGATCCCGACGAGGCGCATGCGCGCATCTTTCGCATGAACCTCGACGGCAGCGGCATCGAGACCGTGGCGCGCGGCGTGCGCAACACGGTGGGCTTCGACTTCGACCCCAAGACCGGCAACCTCTGGTTCACCGACAACGGCCGCGACTGGCTCAGCGAAGACCTGCCGAACGACGAGCTGAACGTGGTGACCAAGCCCGACCAGCATTTCGGCTATCCGTATTGCCACCAGGGCAACATCGCCGACCCCGAATTCGGCTGGGGCAAGAACTGCGGTGAGTTCACGAAGCCCGCCGCGCTGCTCGGCCCGCACGCCGCCTCGCTGGGCCTGGCCTTCTACAACGGAAAGATGTTCCCCACCAAGTACCGCGGCGCGATGTTCATCGCCCGCCACGGTCCGTGGAACCGCACCGTCAAGTACGCCGACATTGCCGTGGCATGGCCTGACGGCAAGGGCGGCGCGAAGGTCGAGCCCTTCATGACGGGCTTCGTCGAGAACAACAACTACCTTGGCCGGCCGGTGGACTTCCTGGTGCTGAAGGACGGCTCCATGCTCGTGAGCGACGACCACGCCGGCGCGATCTACCGCATCAGCTACGGCGGCCGATGAGCAAGAGCTTTCTCTTCATCGCGCAGTCCATT
It includes:
- a CDS encoding PQQ-dependent sugar dehydrogenase, with product MARLRPHAAIAALLCVAATAAWAQQPPAEEPGWAKGRPKTEAATRMAPVPSFPIPTAPDQLPTAKFKLPPGFKVETWASGVLDARSLRQGDKGTVFVSTLFVGNKVYAIAEKGDRKPKTIVDKTEFATGIEFHKGALYLATHKQIVRYDGIEDKLDNPGTPAVLNDKLPGGQDHSWRYLRVRDGKLYYAVGAPCNICDPDEAHARIFRMNLDGSGIETVARGVRNTVGFDFDPKTGNLWFTDNGRDWLSEDLPNDELNVVTKPDQHFGYPYCHQGNIADPEFGWGKNCGEFTKPAALLGPHAASLGLAFYNGKMFPTKYRGAMFIARHGPWNRTVKYADIAVAWPDGKGGAKVEPFMTGFVENNNYLGRPVDFLVLKDGSMLVSDDHAGAIYRISYGGR